A region from the Cryptococcus gattii WM276 chromosome H, complete sequence genome encodes:
- a CDS encoding thiamine biosynthetic bifunctional enzyme, putative (Similar to TIGR gene model, INSD accession AAW45288.1): MTKPNLDYSLYLVTGRELLPPGKDYYESLEESLQGGVTLVQVREKDADTGEFIEVARRTKAICDKYNVPVLINDRIDVHLAVGTAGIHVGQTDCPIGLARSLVGPDAIIGLSVGNVNEAKRAIQQGADYVGIGAVWPTNSKDVTKKNMLGPDGVGEILDLLHGTGVQSVAIGGIHLPNVAQLLHASIAPQSRNALDGIAIISDIVASFTPREAAKNLREVVQSFKRARSQLANLEAVYGANLFISPRNIDDFIKEAVHLTDMIKKVTPLVNQMTNNVVINDSANVTLAIGASPIMATHPRDVYDLSPAIGALLINFGTVTDKAGMLVAGRQANVNRKPIVFDPVAIGATPYRQETSVELLAHWQPTIIKGNAAEIGFMAKSTEVASRGVDSVGSGFSDPGAIVKALARKQAAIIVLTGEHDYISDGSTTLKIFNGHHYLERITGSGCQLGSVIASFAAAARLDHLAKYGEWENASQLVQGDMLAAAVTGVLVYTIAAEVAAAREDVKGPGTFRAALIDELYNLTPEVLQQRANIEIV; this comes from the exons ATGACCAAGCCTAATCTCGATTACTCTCTTTACCTTGTCACTGGCAGAGAGCTTTTACCTCCTGGAAAG GACTACTATGAAAGTCTTGAAGAA TCCCTTCAAGGCGGAGTTACTCTTGTACAAGTCCGTGAAAAGGACGCCGACACTGGAGAA TTTATTGAAGTCGCCCGCCGCACGAAAGCTATCTGTGACAAG TATAACGTCCCTGTCCTTATCAACGACCGTATTGATGTCCATCTCGCTGTCG GCACTGCTGGCATCCACGTCGGTCAAACCGACTGCCCTATCGGTTTAGCACGTAGTCTTGTCGGACCCGATGCCATTATTGGTCTGTCTGTCGGTAACGTCAATGAAGCCAAACGTGCCATCCAGCAAGGTGCAGACTATGTCGGCATTGGTGCTGTGTGGCCTACGAATAGCAAGGATGTAACCAAAAAGAATATGTTGGGCCCTGATGGAGTGGGCGAGATCCTTGATTTGCTCCATGGAACTGGCGTACAGAGCGTTGCTATCG GCGGCATTCACCTTCCCAACGTCGCTCAGCTCCTTCATGCTTCCATTGCACCTCAATCACGCAACGCTCTTGATGGTATCGCCATCATCTCAGACATTGTCGCTTCCTTCACTCCTCGCGAGGCGGCCAAGAACCTACGAGAGGTTGTTCAATCTTTCAAGCGCGCGAGAAGTCAGCTTGCCAACCTCGAAGCTGTATACGGCGCCAACCTGTTCATCAGTCCAAGGAACATAGATGATTTTATCAAGGAGGCTGTCCACTTGACCGACATGATCAAGAAGGTGACTCCATTGGTCAACCAA ATGACTAACAATGTCGTCATCAACGATTCCGCCAATGTCACCTTGGCCATTGGTGCCTCTCCTATCATGGCGACTCATCCTCGTGACGTCTATGATCTCAGTCCCGCCATCGGAGCCCTTTTGATCAACTTTGG TACCGTCACAGACAAAGCAGGCATGCTTGTAGCCGGCCGACAGGCCAACGTTAACAGGAAACCCATCGTATTTGACCCTGTAGCCATCGGCGCAACTCCTTACAGGCAAGAAACGTCTGTCG AGCTCCTCGCTCACTGGCAGCCCACGATTATCAAGGGCAACGCTGCCGAAATCGGGTTCATGGCAAAATCAACAGAAGTTGCTAGCCGAGGTGTTGATTCTGTCGGCTCTGGATTCTCTGATCCAGGTGCTATCGTCAAAGCACTTGCTCGAAAGCAAG CCGCTATAATCGTCCTCACAGGCGAGCATGACTATATCTCGGATGGTTCGACTACACTCAAAATTTTTAATGGTCACCACTACCTAGAACGCATCACTGGTTCCGGGTGTCAGCTTGGATCCGTTATCGCGTCATTTGCGGCTGCTGCAAGGTTGGACCATCTGGCGAAATATGGTGAATGGGAGAATGCATCACAACTCGTTCAAGGTGATATGTTGGCTGCGGCTGTGACCGG CGTGCTGGTATATACCATTGCTGCAGAGGTAGCAGCCGCTCGTGAGGATGTAAAAGGACCTGGAACGTTCAGGGCCGCCTTGATTGACGAATTGTACAACCTCACCCCTGAGGTTTTGCAGCAGCGAGCCAACATTGAGATCGTGTAG
- a CDS encoding uncharacterized protein (Similar to TIGR gene model, INSD accession AAW45284.1) codes for MPKNAKDKGKGKETDELVAAGSGAGQNDGVRFPQSISGDNLHSFLSSTNIAYDRPTLQSIPPAVPYPNGSAVNSPISPTPETTPRVLDVVRIPSSQLRFFPRPRPSESSSRTSTEQDRSSPRGGNTHRDDHDGDSLSNALRRTSLALNTDRSEGNGPSIVPNLSTLPEPFRSPSIPSGSFPLQAATGGKPSSHTRSSKSTTVVRLRPPQPPPIQTGKNNNTLANRLSSFFTVPPPPLANNNMSPISSGGGLASSAGRLPQGGKARRSLESTGSHGTATPPPKSATSATKRGSGIIDSSATSTSMGKGKSKTKGGGREQREEMELVTRVREQGGGSGMGMGNGFGARKPDVKGKKSQKND; via the coding sequence ATGCCAAAGAATGCGAAAGacaagggcaagggcaaaGAAACGGACGAGCTTGTTGCAGCAGGTAGTGGTGCTGGACAAAACGACGGCGTACGGTTCCCTCAGAGTATCAGTGGGGATAATCTGCACTCGTTTTTGTCATCCACTAATATCGCATACGACCGTCCTACTCTTCAATCTATCCCACCCGCAGTACCATATCCCAACGGCTCCGCAGTTAATTCTCCTATCAGTCCCACCCCGGAAACGACACCTCGCGTACTCGATGTTGTCCGTATACCCTCTTCTCAGCTCCGTTTCTTTCCACGTCCCAGACCTTCTGAATCTTCGTCTCGTACTTCAACCGAACAAGACCGTTCTTCACCCCGCGGCGGCAACACACACAGGGACGACCATGATGGTGATAGTCTCTCAAATGCTCTCCGTCGAACGTCCCTCGCGCTCAACACTGATCGATCTGAAGGGAACGGACCGTCCATCGTACCCAACCTGTCTACTCTCCCCGAACCATTCCGATCGCCGTCTATTCCTTCCGGTTCTTTTCCCTTACAGGCGGCGACCGGTGGTAAACCATCATCCCACACACGCAGCAGTAAATCGACCACTGTCGTACGTCTCCGGCCCCCTCAACCTCCTCCCATCCAAACTGGGAAGAACAACAACACTCTTGCCAACAGACTTTCATCATTCTTCACCGTCCCTCCTCCGCCGCTTGCTAATAATAATATGTCGCCCATCTCAAGCGGCGGCGGCCTCGCGTCAAGTGCTGGGCGTTTACCGCAAGGTGGTAAAGCGAGGAGGTCATTGGAATCTACAGGATCACATGGGACAGCGACTCCTCCTCCGAAAAGCGCGACGTCGGCTACGAAAAGAGGTTCGGGTATTATTGATTCGTCAGCCACGTCCACGTCCATgggcaagggcaagagcAAGACCAAGGGCGGAGGGCGTGAAcagagggaagagatggagcTTGTCACGAGGGTAAGGGAACAAGGAGGAGGTTCagggatggggatggggaaTGGGTTCGGTGCTAGAAAACCGGATGtcaaggggaagaagagtcAGAAGAATGACTGA
- a CDS encoding uncharacterized protein (Similar to TIGR gene model, INSD accession AAW45290.1) yields MPYLTEEQKKLWKEDGYLVLPSFFTDEETKDMLDEAKRLCDEFDIEGHPMTTFKTAADDAHVGEEYFLNSGDKIRYFLEPSSVSPATATTPAKLLVAPAQSINKIGHALAVLNPVFRKYTLETPKVADLAKELGEQESPRVLQSMIICKQPRIGGVVPCHNDSTFLYTDPPSAIGAWIALEECTSQNGCLSFLPGSHRLSRTSTRFVRAPNGGTTFVDVPGVEPNTENWDEMEGWKEAPCPPGTLVLIHGSVMHKSPPNPSDKSRLIYTFHMIEGGKGVKYDERNWLQPTKEMPFHALF; encoded by the exons ATGCCCTATCTAACAGAAGAGCAGAAGAAACTATGGAAAGAAGACGGTTACCTCGTTTTACCCTCGTTCTTCACGGACGAGGAAACTAAGGATATGCTCGATGAGGCCAAGAGGCTTTGCGATGAGTTTGATATTGAGGGACACCCAATG ACGACGTTTAAGACCGCGGCAGATGATGCACATGTCGGAGAGGAGTACTTTCTGAACTCTGGCGACAAG ATCCGTTACTTTCTCGAACCCAGTTCCGTTTCCCCAGCTACTGCCACTACACCTGCCAAACTCCTCGTGGCCCCGGCGCAATCAATCAACAAGATTGGCCATGCACTTGCTGTTCTCAACCCTGTTTTTCGCAAATACACACTAGAAACACCGAAAGTAGCAGACTTAGCAAAGGAGTTGGGAGAGCAAGAGAGTCCGAGGGTGTTACAGAGTATGATTATTTGCAAGCAACCGAGAATAGGCGGTGTTG TTCCTTGCCATAACGACTCCACTTTCTTGTACACTGATCCTCCAAGTGCAATAGGAGCATGGATAGCTTTGGAAGAATGCACATCCCAAAACGGCTGCCTT TCATTCTTACCAGGCTCTCACCGATTATCACGAACTTCAACTCGATTTGTCCGTGCACCGAATGGTGGTACTACTTTTGTTGATGTTCCCGGGGTGGAACCAAATACGGAGAATTGggatgagatggaaggCTGGAAAGAAGCGCCTTGTCCTCCTGGGACTTTAGTTTTGATCCATG GGAGTGTGATGCACAAGTCTCCTCCAAATCCCTCGGACAAGTCGAGGCTGATCTACACCTTCCACATGATTGAGGGAGGAAAGGGTGTCAAATATGATGAGCGAAATTGGCTGCAGCCGACCAAGGAGATGCCTTTCCATGCCTTGTTTTAG
- a CDS encoding Hypothetical Protein (Similar to TIGR gene model, INSD accession AAW45631.1) → MAIPHTIQEQHPADSLLLLPIPEKLPPSPLPALPSLISAFDPYIDASKASSSSPEDESIALPVLTSSMRQITRNAQVLLNAARLGAAEAREELDGVDVKLREVEYERNRVREETQRCMDYESAHEPIDLPNVETFIASVDQTPKDDEGYEYALTILQLEHELEEILKREAQVAQLTKDRDAYIRAKKEIKIKTDAVDVHLAGFARTANAHYSKSKYYPASIVYPVLVTPSRK, encoded by the exons ATGGCTATCCCACATACAATCCAAGAACAACACCCTGCAGACTCCCTTTTACTCCTTCCCATCCCAGAAAAACTTCCGCCATCACCCCTTCCGGCGTTACCGTCCCTCATCTCGGCATTCGACCCGTACATCGACGCTTCCAaagcttcttcctcgtcgCCCGAAGATGAATCAATCGCTCTCCCCGTGTTAACCTCATCCATGCGTCAGATAACAAGGAACGCGCAAGTACTACTCAACGCCGCAAGATTAGGCGCGGCAGAGGCGAGGGAAGAGTTGGACGGGGTGGATGTGAAGTTGAGAGAAGTGGAGTATGAACGGAATAGAGTAAGGGAGGAGACTCAGCGTTGCATGGATTATGA ATCGGCACATGAGCCGATAGATCTGCCTAATGTGGAAACATTCATTGCGAGTGTAGACCAAA CACCGAAAGATGACGAGGGTTACGAATACGCTCTCACCATCCTGCAATTGGAACACGAGCTCGAAGAGATTCTCAA GAGAGAAGCTCAGGTAGCTCAGTTGACCAAGGATCGGGATGCGTATATTCGagcaaagaaggaaatcaaaatcaagaCTGATGCGGTGGACGTCCACTTGGCGGGGTTTGCCAGA ACCGCCAATGCT CATTACAGCAAAAGCAAATATTACCCCGCATCAATTGTATACCCCGTCTTAGTCACGCCATCCAGAAAGTAA
- a CDS encoding Hypothetical Protein (Similar to TIGR gene model, INSD accession AAW45633.1), with amino-acid sequence MPPKETSIHHITFHFYRSVVLLSVPNTATFTSLKAALLPALQPLVQTLPISLPTSPDDIQFWEFANSNSAGEEGDATAAGAAGEEKTLRCLENDPGIAGRDIKQLGWPRWKTILVRWVELPFPITIDANQSMYSFRGEDGSFKEPIYTIPDPDDDYGGSEAEA; translated from the exons ATG CCACCCAAGGAGACCAGCATCCACCACATCACCTTCCACTTTTACCGCTCAGTCGTCCTCCTCTCCGTCCCGAACACCGC GACATTCACGTCTCTCAAAGCCGCCCTTCTCCCCGCCCTTCAGCCCCTCGTCCAGACGCTCCCCATATCCCTGCCAACATCGCCGGACGACATCCAGTTCTGGGAATTCGCCAACTCCAACTCTGCcggggaagaaggagatgcGACCGCTGCCGGTGCTGCCGGGGAAGAAAAGACATTGAGATGTCTGGAGAATGATCCTGGGATAGCAGGGAGGGATATCAAGCAGCTTGGGTGGCCGAGATGGAAGACGATCTTGGTTAGGTGGGTTGAGCTGCCGTTTCCTATTACCATCGATGCTAACCAATCAATGTATAGTTTCAGAGGGGAAGATGGCTCGTTCAAGGAACCGATATATACCATTCCTGATCCGGATGATGATTACGGAGGGTCAGAAGCCGAAGCTTAG
- a CDS encoding Hypothetical Protein (Similar to TIGR gene model, INSD accession AAW45286.1), whose protein sequence is MIFPQSQSFTYLSAFPLPSQHYLHPKSCNPVMDLIVLLSPYPAPTTAPGPTPMQLHMMRMRGLGGNIKDEGKTKVSLWRTGGDKVWEVDVGGRVGGMAWMEDGLHLSLLVVNSIKKTIETLSVHSGDVARSVPLELDVPDLQDGQWLDMEYRDSGLRWEKPLNGSAPMIIDSLPRVTPVEPPKPTNVLPFMRPKEQVAPKPTLHPRLASFPVLLPANPPTPPTVLHIQPGHTTSISLLTGTFRLASIPTAELLSLAQVSDRITGLLDIVLRGLESAEAAFREGEKQTMIHREDLETCAKKQGTSIPDVYADLFRFLMTGRTGIAVTEWLGSRMTPRTIAKWDSTMDSSYRTIRKLISESITPALERILLLLEEIKGWSLTRRYIENLDLQSLSAIERCMDLVSGLAKLVEGMRVRAKHELMAASEFIKWLKYDDYPFAVHDVKYVWAFIENGFVKSPFRRHFPDLLERERPPPKDFLSEEFIARLGVKPEKRLLSGVLEETLACLKKPPASEYGSGSGVMPSRAEADQRSAMESMSMSLTAATAEDDDDSLFPDESGVADLSLASSVDTVAAPKDDCAYHQEGEEKLVRVLEEEPWVWANTVVEKCEELVKNAAGKEGQGTERPDRGMKEWAGIKDVRVVGGGGMWMALVWANSNGNEQLWLIYDHPEDFARITACQLSSEEESAKCLAIQFFDDEELVLLLEENESGQRYLVTVRYADLLEDMSVVPEDIGMWDVSMLVKMGRKEVTELYPIPIARCRPLTTRHPQTVSIALNGRKGRRLGCILIEAEDDRQVEVLDLDADEDEEEEGEQEAEDGAEYEGQHWDGDVM, encoded by the exons ATGATATTCCCACAATCACAGTCATTCACCTACCTCTCCGCCTTCCCACTTCCCTCGCAACACTATCTTCACCCAAAATCATGTAACCCAGTAATGGACCTCATCGTCCTCCTCTCCCCTTATCCCGCACCAACCACGGCGCCTGGCCCGACGCCCATGCAGCTGCACATGATGCGCATGAGGGGACTTGGTGGGAATATCAAAGACGAAGGAAAGACAAAGGTCTCGCTTTGGCGAACAGGAGGTGATAAAGTGTGGGAAGTTGATGTCGGTGGAAGGGTTGGAGGAATGGCCTGGATGGAGGACG GGCTACATCTTTCGCTACTGGTGGTGAACTCTATCAAAAAGACAATTGAGACGTTATCAGTACACAGTGGGGACGTCGCACGGTCTGTGCCCTTGGAACTGGATGTACCGGATTTGCAAGATGGACAATGGCTGGATATGGAATATCGAGATAGCGGCTTACGCTGGGAAAAGCCCTTG AATGGATCCGCACCAATGATTATTGATTCTCTACCTCGAGTTACTCCAGTCGAACCTCCAAAGCCTACCAA TGTTTTACCGTTCATGCGGCCGAAAGAACAAGTAGCCCCTAAACCGACCCTCCACCCCAGACTCGCCTCTTTCCCAGTCCTCTTACCTGCAAACCCTCCCACACCTCCCACCGTGCTGCACATTCAGCCGGGACATACAACATCGATCTCGCTTCTAACCGGTACATTTCGACTCGCTTCCATACCTACTGCAGAGCTGCTTTCGCTTGCCCAAGTTTCAGATAGGATAACCGGGCTGCTCGATATCGTTCTTCGAGGTTTGGAAAGTGCAGAAGCCGCCTTTcgagaaggagagaagcAGACGATGATACATCGAGAAGATTTGGAAACATGCGCCAAGAAACAAGGAA CATCCATTCCTGATGTGTATGCGGATCTTTTCCGATTTCTCATGACGGGACGTACAGGGATTGCTGTGACCGAGTGGTTGGGAAGCCGTATGACTCCTAGG ACAATAGCCAAATGGGACTCTACCATGGACAGCTCGTACCGCACGATCCGAAAGTTAATATCGGAGAGTATAACGCCGGCTCTCGAGAGGATCCTGCTGTTACTAGAGGAAATTAAAGGGTGGTCTTTAAC ACGCAGATATATCGAAAACCTAGACTTGCAAAGCTTGTCCGCTATTGAAAGATGTATGGATCTTGTATCAGGTCTGGCGAAGCTCGTGGAGGGAATGCGGGTTCGTGCGAAACATGAATTAATGGCTGCTTCAGAATTCATAAAGTGGTTGAAATACG ATGATTACCCCTTTGCGGTACATGACGTCAAGTACGTCTGGGCATTCATCGAGAATGGATTCGTCAAATCTCCCTTTCGCCGCCATTTCCCCGATTTGCTAGAAAGAGAAAGACCGCCACCCAAAGATTTCTTGTCGGAAGAGTTTATCGCGAGGCTAGGTGTGAAGCCGGAAAAAAGGTTGTTATCAGGGGTCTTGGAAGAGACATTGGCGTGCTTAAAGAAGCCGCCAGCATCTGAATATGGATCTGGTTCAGGTGTCATGCCATCCCGAGCCGAAGCTGATCAGCGGTCTGCAATGGAATCCATGTCGATGTCCTTGACAGCTGCCACCGCCGAGGACGATGACGATTCGCTGTTCCCCGATGAATCTGGTGTTGCCGATTTGTCGTTGGCTTCGTCCGTCGATACCGTTGCCGCGCCCAAAGACGACTGTGCATACCACCAAGAAGGGGAGGAAAAACTTGTGAGGGTACTAGAGGAAGAACCGTGGGTATGGGCGAATACGGTGGTGGAGAAATGTGAAGAGTTGGTAAAGAATGCGGCGGGCAAAGAGGGTCAAGGTACGGAACGTCCGGATCGGGGCATGAAAGAATGGGCAGGGATCAAGGATGTGAGAGTTGTAGGCGGTGGTGGGATGTGGATGGCATTAGTGTGGGCAAACTCGAATGGCAATGAGCAAT TGTGGCTCATTTACGATCATCCAGAAGATTTTGCACGTATTACGGCTTGTCAACTCTCTTCTGAGGAAGAATCGGCAAAATGCCTCGCGATACAATTCtttgatgatgaagagtTGGTGTTGCTACTGGAAGAAAACGAATCTGGACAAAGGTACTTGGTGACCGTGAGGTATGCAGATCTCTTGGAGGATATGAGCGTCGTGCCCGAGGATATCGGCATGTGGGACGTTTCAATGTTGGTGAAAATGGGTCGGAAGGAAGTAACA GAACTTTATCCTATTCCTATCGCTCGATGCAGACCACTGACCACTCGCCATCCTCAGACTGTCTCCATTGCTCTGAACGGACGAAAAGGCCGACGGTTAGGTTGTATATTAATAGAAGCGGAGGACGACAGACAGGTCGAAGTGTTGGATCTTGATGccgatgaggatgaagaggaggaaggggaacAGGAGGCGGAAGATGGTGCAGAGTATGAGGGACAGCACTGGGACGGGGATGTGATGTGA
- a CDS encoding 2,4-dienoyl-CoA reductase (NADPH), putative (Similar to TIGR gene model, INSD accession AAW45589.1) codes for MTGTGSSKSQALLMAERTSEVYQLRGQVLDGVRARAQEIKKESGRLKGKVGIITGVGPEVGIGTAASKLFSKEGVEHLYLLDHNDEGLPKLVSYLKEHYPGTKVTFVRGDAADHKAVSALVDRTLEEEGHFDFFFANAGISQIAKPVKAKSGNIMNFSRPLKDVEEDEFNEIMRINALGVFVAIKYASMAMAKLCPEKGKSIPGGSIVLTASIAGLKANAGPILYSASKAAVISMAQTAAYALTGLNIRVNAVCPGLIETDMTKPLFDFVRANGHDSKIGQLNPTLRQGIGHEVAQLALFLVSDESSYVNGQALAVDGGLSASVPYVRSKI; via the exons ATGACAGGAACTGGATCATCT AAATCCCAAGCTCTGTTAATGGCCGAGCGTACATCTGAGGTGTATCAGTTGAGAGGACAAGTTCTTGATGGAGTTCGAGCTCGTGCTCAGGAGATCAAAAAAGAATCGGGAAGGCTAAAAGGGAAAGTGGGTATCATCACTGGGGTGGGGCCTGAGGTCGGAATCGGG ACAGCTGCTTCTAAGCTATTTTCTAAAGAAG GTGTCGAACACCTTTATCTGCTTGATCATAATGACGAAGGTCTTCCGAAGCTGGTTTCATATCTGAAGGAGCACTATCCAGGGACCAAA GTCACCTTTGTAAGAGGGGATGCCGCAGACCACAAAGCGGTATCGGCTCTTGTCGATAGAACGcttgaggaagagggtCATTTTGATTTTTTCTTTGCCAATGCTGGTATCTCTCAGATCGCAAAACCTGTCAAGGCGAAGAGTGGCAATATCATGAATTTCAGTAGACCTCTTAAGGAtgtggaagaggatgagTTCAACGAGATCATGAGGATCAATGCTTTAGG AGTATTCGTTGCTATCAAGTATGCCTCAATGGCAATGGCCAAGCTGTGCCCTGAAAAGGGAAAGTCTATTCCTGGAGGCTCCATTGTGCTCACCGCGTCGA TCGCCGGCCTCAAAGCCAACGCTGGGCCTATTCTATACTCTGCCTCTAAGGCAGCTGTGATTTCTATGGCCCAAACTGCAGCTTATGCTCTTACTGGATTGAACATCAGAGTTAATGCAGTTTGCCCCGGTCTGATCGAA ACTGATATGACAAAACCCTTGTTTGACTTTGTTAGAGCAAACGGTCATGACTCGAAGATTGGCCAGCTTAATCCCACTCTTCGTCAAGGTATTGGACATG AGGTGGCTCAACTAGCGCTGTTCTTGGTCTCAG ACGAGTCCTCATACGTCAATGGTCAGGCGCTGGCTGTTGACGGTGGCTTGAGCGCCAGCGTGCCATATGTTCGCAGCAAGATTTAG